A window of the Streptomyces griseochromogenes genome harbors these coding sequences:
- a CDS encoding TIGR03086 family metal-binding protein: MTTTGFTDPRPVYARATEQAAELIGTVRPEQLDGPTPCAEFDVRTLLSHIVGGTLRIAVVGEGGDGLAVHPFAEGVRDDGWAAAYEEVRLRVLKAWEPDERMTSPVRVPWGEAPGHAALSGYVMELVTHTWDLAEALGHPLELDPEAAEFALATARQVLPDSLPRDAGTPFAARRRAPEGADVHEQLAAWLGRTPLIRT; this comes from the coding sequence ATGACCACCACCGGATTCACCGACCCGCGCCCCGTCTACGCACGCGCCACCGAGCAGGCGGCCGAGCTCATCGGGACGGTGCGTCCCGAGCAGCTCGACGGCCCGACGCCCTGTGCCGAGTTCGACGTACGGACCCTGCTGAGCCACATCGTCGGCGGCACCCTGCGGATCGCCGTGGTCGGCGAGGGCGGCGACGGGCTCGCGGTGCATCCCTTCGCCGAGGGAGTCCGGGACGACGGCTGGGCGGCCGCCTACGAGGAGGTGCGCCTGCGGGTCCTCAAGGCCTGGGAGCCCGACGAGCGGATGACGAGCCCGGTGCGCGTGCCCTGGGGCGAAGCTCCCGGCCACGCGGCACTCTCGGGCTATGTCATGGAACTCGTGACGCACACCTGGGACCTCGCCGAGGCCCTCGGCCACCCCCTCGAACTCGACCCGGAAGCAGCCGAGTTCGCCCTCGCCACCGCCCGCCAGGTGCTCCCCGACTCCCTCCCCCGCGACGCCGGCACCCCCTTCGCCGCCCGCCGCCGGGCACCCGAAGGAGCGGACGTCCACGAGCAGCTGGCCGCCTGGCTGGGCCGCACCCCCCTCATCCGGACGTGA
- a CDS encoding TetR family transcriptional regulator, giving the protein MSHIPLGIRQAQKQKTRQAFLDAALALLEEQSLSSLGLREVTRAVGVAPTAFYRHFRSTADLGVALVDEALGSLHPMVRTTVGTAGGSEERITRAIELIARHVDAHPAHIRFIARERHGGVQPVREAIRDQLARFAEEVKAELAKDPQAYGWNDDDLLMLAHLYVDQMLITASLFLEALEAPQDERERVTQLATRQMRLITIGRRHWLD; this is encoded by the coding sequence ATGAGTCACATCCCCCTCGGTATCCGGCAGGCCCAGAAGCAGAAGACCCGGCAGGCGTTCCTGGACGCGGCGCTCGCACTGCTGGAGGAGCAGAGTCTGAGCAGCCTGGGTCTGCGCGAGGTCACCCGTGCCGTCGGGGTCGCTCCGACCGCCTTCTACCGGCACTTCCGCTCCACCGCCGACCTCGGCGTGGCCCTGGTCGACGAGGCACTGGGCAGCCTGCACCCGATGGTGCGCACGACGGTGGGCACGGCGGGCGGCAGCGAGGAACGCATCACACGCGCCATCGAGTTGATCGCCCGCCATGTGGACGCCCACCCCGCCCACATCCGCTTCATCGCCCGTGAGCGCCACGGCGGGGTCCAGCCGGTGCGGGAGGCCATCCGGGACCAACTGGCCCGCTTCGCCGAGGAGGTGAAGGCCGAGCTGGCCAAGGACCCGCAGGCCTACGGCTGGAACGACGACGACCTGCTGATGCTCGCGCACCTCTACGTCGACCAGATGCTCATCACCGCCTCCCTCTTCCTGGAGGCGCTGGAGGCCCCGCAGGACGAGCGGGAGCGGGTCACCCAGCTGGCCACCCGGCAGATGCGGCTCATCACCATCGGCCGGCGGCACTGGCTGGACTGA
- a CDS encoding alpha/beta hydrolase, whose protein sequence is MSLTGTPFLYTTIVLSMVALILPLVLWSRMRGPKALRTAARVLMLLFAQGTAVTLVFVLVNNQNNLYDNWADLLGTGNHVQQAADLGRDGTGGIAFKKLPKVKQDFKQADGPGMHAAGGVQETQLKGRVSGVNAEVYVWLPPQYNDPAYRHKKFPVVELLPGYPGSAKAWFGTMKAHEQLLPLMQSGQVAPFILVAPRTNLLAGVDTGCANIPGQVNADTWLSIDVPKMVMDNFRALPAPQGWAVGGYSAGAHCAVKLAVAHPDRYRAAVSMSGYNDPIGERNSLAAQNPALRAANNPYLILKKSATPPRIALYFSGESGDGYQAGVAMESIAKAPTTVHVQFLPRSAGGHNMTLWKPQVDTVFRWLTLQMGQNHAKGQDRSLTGAAGSAGTAGTPGSTPRTPSTGGSKHAALASGTSSPAGAGQKR, encoded by the coding sequence ATGAGCCTCACCGGGACTCCGTTCCTCTACACGACCATCGTGCTCTCCATGGTGGCCCTGATACTGCCGCTCGTCCTCTGGTCGAGGATGCGGGGGCCCAAAGCCCTGCGTACCGCGGCCCGCGTGCTGATGCTGCTGTTCGCCCAGGGCACGGCCGTCACGCTGGTCTTCGTACTGGTCAACAACCAGAACAACCTGTACGACAACTGGGCCGACCTGCTCGGCACCGGCAATCACGTCCAGCAGGCCGCCGACCTGGGCCGGGACGGCACCGGCGGCATAGCGTTCAAGAAGCTGCCCAAGGTCAAGCAGGACTTCAAGCAGGCCGACGGGCCCGGGATGCACGCGGCCGGCGGGGTGCAGGAGACCCAGCTCAAGGGCCGGGTGTCGGGCGTGAACGCCGAGGTCTACGTCTGGCTGCCGCCGCAGTACAACGACCCGGCCTACCGTCACAAGAAGTTCCCGGTCGTGGAGCTGCTGCCGGGCTACCCCGGCTCGGCCAAGGCCTGGTTCGGCACGATGAAGGCGCACGAGCAGCTGCTGCCGCTGATGCAGAGCGGCCAGGTGGCCCCCTTCATACTGGTCGCCCCGCGCACCAACCTGCTGGCCGGCGTCGACACCGGCTGCGCCAACATCCCCGGCCAGGTCAACGCCGACACCTGGCTCAGCATCGATGTGCCGAAGATGGTCATGGACAACTTCCGGGCCCTTCCGGCGCCGCAGGGCTGGGCGGTGGGCGGCTACTCGGCCGGCGCGCACTGCGCGGTCAAGTTGGCCGTGGCGCACCCGGACCGCTACCGGGCCGCGGTGAGCATGTCCGGCTACAACGACCCGATCGGCGAGCGCAACTCCCTGGCCGCCCAGAACCCCGCCCTGCGCGCCGCGAACAACCCTTACCTGATTCTCAAGAAGTCGGCCACGCCGCCGCGGATCGCGCTGTACTTCTCCGGTGAGTCCGGCGACGGCTACCAGGCGGGCGTGGCCATGGAGTCCATCGCCAAGGCGCCGACGACCGTGCACGTGCAGTTCCTGCCGCGCAGCGCGGGCGGGCACAACATGACGCTGTGGAAGCCCCAGGTCGACACGGTCTTCCGGTGGCTGACGCTGCAGATGGGCCAGAACCACGCCAAGGGCCAGGACCGGTCGCTGACCGGGGCCGCGGGTTCCGCCGGGACCGCGGGAACCCCCGGGTCTACTCCTCGGACACCGTCGACCGGCGGTTCCAAGCACGCGGCGCTCGCCAGTGGAACCTCATCGCCAGCAGGCGCAGGACAAAAGCGGTGA
- a CDS encoding ABC transporter permease, whose protein sequence is MISYILRRTFAAVILLLVVTAVTFAIFFLLPRLAGQTADQLAQQYIGKSPSKADIAAVKHNLGLDQPVYVQYWHFIKGIVAGATYDLGPTTVHCNAPCFGYSFKTHQAVWPQLTSRLPVTLSLAAGAAVMWLISGVVIGVISALKPRSFFDRTFMGVALAGVSLPMFFTGNLAILLFTYTWPIFGRTYVPFTENPSQWANTLFPAWCSLALLYSAIYARLTRSGMLETMNEDFIRTARAKGLRERNVVVRHGLRAALSPLITVFGMDLGLLLGGAVITETVFSLHGVGQYAVQAIDDNDLPPILGVTLLAALFVVIANLLVDVLYAAADPRVRLS, encoded by the coding sequence GTGATCTCGTACATCCTCCGCCGGACGTTCGCGGCAGTGATCCTGCTGCTGGTCGTCACCGCGGTCACCTTCGCCATCTTCTTCCTGCTGCCGCGACTCGCCGGCCAGACAGCGGACCAGTTGGCGCAGCAGTACATCGGCAAGAGCCCGTCGAAGGCGGACATCGCCGCGGTCAAGCACAACCTCGGTCTGGACCAGCCCGTCTACGTCCAGTACTGGCACTTCATCAAGGGGATCGTGGCCGGCGCCACTTACGACCTCGGCCCCACCACGGTGCACTGCAACGCACCGTGCTTCGGCTACTCGTTCAAGACCCACCAGGCGGTCTGGCCGCAGCTCACCTCCCGCCTTCCGGTGACCCTCTCGCTGGCCGCGGGTGCCGCGGTGATGTGGTTGATCTCGGGTGTGGTGATCGGCGTCATCTCCGCCCTGAAGCCGCGCTCGTTCTTCGACCGCACCTTCATGGGCGTCGCCCTCGCGGGTGTCTCGCTGCCCATGTTCTTCACGGGCAACCTGGCGATCCTGCTCTTCACCTACACCTGGCCGATCTTCGGCCGCACCTACGTCCCGTTCACCGAGAACCCCTCGCAGTGGGCCAACACCCTCTTCCCCGCGTGGTGTTCGCTCGCGCTCCTGTACTCGGCCATCTACGCGCGGCTCACCCGCTCGGGCATGCTCGAGACGATGAACGAGGACTTCATCCGCACGGCCCGTGCCAAGGGCCTGCGCGAGCGCAACGTCGTGGTGCGGCACGGACTGCGCGCCGCCCTCTCCCCGCTCATCACGGTCTTCGGCATGGACCTCGGCCTGCTGCTCGGCGGTGCCGTCATCACCGAGACGGTGTTCTCGCTGCACGGCGTCGGCCAGTACGCGGTGCAGGCCATCGACGACAACGACCTGCCGCCGATCCTGGGTGTGACCCTGCTGGCCGCACTCTTCGTCGTGATCGCAAATCTCCTGGTGGACGTGCTGTACGCGGCCGCCGACCCGCGCGTGAGGCTCTCGTGA
- a CDS encoding DUF4190 domain-containing protein, translating to MQLTAPATGRTDTGSRTRDADGMAVASFILGLLGLLVLNVFLGPIAIVLASVALWRGTSRRGRAYLGLGLGVADLAVLVIAMQMSHTVSWSL from the coding sequence ATGCAACTCACCGCACCGGCCACAGGCCGCACCGACACCGGCTCACGCACGCGGGACGCCGACGGCATGGCCGTGGCGTCCTTCATCCTCGGCCTTCTCGGCCTGCTCGTCCTCAACGTCTTCCTCGGCCCGATCGCCATTGTCCTGGCCTCCGTCGCCCTGTGGCGCGGCACCTCCCGCCGCGGCCGCGCATACCTGGGTCTCGGCCTGGGCGTGGCCGACCTGGCGGTCCTGGTGATCGCCATGCAGATGTCCCACACCGTGTCGTGGAGCCTGTGA
- a CDS encoding helix-turn-helix transcriptional regulator, which translates to MKSDRLLSILLLLQTRGRVPAHELADRLEVSVRTIYRDIEALSASGVPVYAERGRRGGIELLAGFRTDVTGLTADESRALFILAAQGAHAALGLDAALGSALRKVMAALPAPHRPAAEVTSRRILVDATRWRGGPHQRVDLEVLQDAVFCDRRLRLHYRHSGEREPRTYTVDPYGLVAKAGVWYLVADRRGAPRLFRADRVRSARLLDEPVRRRTGVELADVWEVLRRQVEERPEDGIEVTVRVRRERLDMFQRIAAPMLTEPPDDDGESDWVTARLSYPALVAVRQLLAFADQVEVLDPPEARAELVRAARSVTALYQAKDREHD; encoded by the coding sequence GTGAAGTCCGACCGGCTGCTGTCGATCCTGCTGCTTCTGCAGACCCGGGGCCGTGTGCCCGCGCACGAACTCGCCGACCGGCTGGAGGTGTCGGTCCGCACCATCTACCGGGACATCGAGGCGCTGTCGGCCTCCGGCGTCCCCGTGTACGCCGAGCGCGGGCGGCGCGGCGGCATCGAACTCCTCGCCGGATTCCGTACGGACGTCACCGGCCTGACCGCCGACGAGTCCCGTGCCCTGTTCATCCTCGCGGCCCAGGGCGCGCACGCCGCCCTCGGTCTGGACGCGGCGCTCGGCTCGGCCCTGCGTAAGGTGATGGCGGCCCTGCCCGCCCCGCACCGGCCCGCCGCCGAGGTCACCAGCCGGCGCATCCTGGTCGACGCCACCCGCTGGCGCGGCGGCCCGCACCAGAGGGTCGACCTTGAGGTGCTCCAGGACGCGGTGTTCTGTGACCGGCGGCTGCGGCTGCACTACCGGCACAGCGGGGAGCGGGAGCCCAGGACGTACACCGTGGATCCCTACGGCCTGGTCGCCAAGGCCGGGGTCTGGTACCTGGTCGCCGACCGGCGCGGCGCGCCCCGGCTCTTCCGGGCCGACCGGGTGCGCTCGGCCCGCCTGCTGGACGAACCGGTGCGGCGCCGGACCGGTGTGGAACTCGCCGACGTCTGGGAGGTGCTGCGCCGCCAGGTGGAGGAGCGGCCGGAGGACGGGATCGAGGTCACGGTACGGGTGAGGCGCGAGCGTCTCGACATGTTCCAGCGCATAGCCGCCCCGATGCTGACCGAGCCGCCGGACGACGACGGCGAGAGCGACTGGGTCACCGCCCGGCTGTCGTACCCGGCCCTGGTCGCGGTGCGTCAACTGCTGGCGTTCGCCGACCAGGTGGAGGTCCTCGACCCGCCCGAGGCCCGCGCGGAACTCGTCCGGGCGGCGCGTTCCGTCACGGCCTTGTACCAGGCGAAGGACCGCGAGCACGACTGA
- a CDS encoding M1 family metallopeptidase, which produces MKLSRPARLGAVATAAASFFVVAASSAPTPGAAGIGDSYFPQLGNGGFDARHYDLGIAYDPGSGRLDGRTTLTARATQHLSSFDLDFQQLRITRVEVNGRRAGFTRHGDEVTITPRDALRKGRNFTVTVTYGGIPKPLGGPIVFGSKYGWMKTADGVFVGCEPNAASTWFPSSDHPSDKATYDIRIKAPKGLTGVSNGRLVSTYDRGGSTYTHWRESRPMATYLATATIGKFDVRTGRTPGGIPVYVAVDPALKNTNKVDVYGVTAAATDYWSKVFGPYPFEETGAIVDDLPEAGFSLEVQSKPIYSGVRSETTIVHELAHQWFGDSVSVARWKDIWLNEGFATYAQWLWAEHQGTRTAHDSFLAAYNSQSADAAFWKIKVADPQRDTMFADAVYDRGAMTLQMLRERIGDRAFFKLLPTWTRLHRYGNADTSDFIRLAERISGQQLDDLFDTWLFTTGKPSL; this is translated from the coding sequence GTGAAACTCTCCCGTCCGGCACGCTTAGGAGCCGTCGCCACCGCGGCGGCTTCCTTCTTCGTCGTCGCCGCCTCCTCCGCCCCCACCCCAGGCGCGGCCGGCATCGGCGATTCCTACTTCCCACAGCTCGGCAACGGCGGCTTCGACGCCCGCCACTACGACCTGGGCATCGCCTACGACCCGGGCAGCGGCCGCCTGGACGGCCGTACGACCCTCACCGCCCGCGCCACCCAGCACCTCTCCTCGTTCGACCTGGACTTCCAGCAGCTTCGGATCACGAGGGTCGAAGTGAACGGCAGACGCGCCGGATTCACCCGTCACGGCGACGAGGTCACCATCACCCCGCGCGACGCGCTCCGCAAGGGCCGGAACTTCACCGTGACCGTCACCTACGGCGGCATACCGAAGCCCCTCGGCGGACCCATCGTGTTCGGCTCCAAGTACGGCTGGATGAAGACCGCCGACGGCGTCTTCGTCGGCTGCGAGCCCAACGCCGCCTCCACCTGGTTCCCCTCCAGCGACCACCCCTCCGACAAGGCCACCTACGACATCCGGATCAAGGCGCCCAAGGGCCTGACCGGCGTCTCCAACGGCCGGCTCGTGTCGACGTACGACCGGGGCGGCTCGACGTACACGCACTGGCGGGAGAGCCGGCCGATGGCCACGTATCTCGCCACCGCCACCATCGGGAAGTTCGACGTGCGCACCGGCCGCACCCCGGGCGGCATCCCGGTCTACGTCGCCGTCGACCCGGCCCTGAAGAACACCAACAAGGTCGACGTGTACGGCGTCACCGCCGCGGCCACCGACTACTGGTCGAAGGTCTTCGGGCCGTACCCCTTCGAGGAGACCGGCGCGATCGTCGACGATCTGCCCGAGGCCGGGTTCTCCCTGGAGGTGCAGAGCAAGCCCATCTACTCGGGCGTGCGCAGCGAGACGACCATCGTGCACGAGCTGGCCCACCAGTGGTTCGGCGACTCGGTGAGCGTGGCCCGCTGGAAGGACATCTGGCTCAACGAGGGCTTCGCCACCTACGCCCAGTGGCTGTGGGCCGAGCACCAGGGCACCCGCACGGCCCACGACTCGTTCCTCGCCGCGTACAACTCCCAGTCCGCCGACGCGGCCTTCTGGAAGATCAAGGTGGCCGACCCGCAGCGCGACACGATGTTCGCCGACGCCGTCTACGACCGCGGCGCGATGACGCTCCAGATGCTCCGGGAGCGGATCGGCGACCGGGCGTTCTTCAAGCTGCTGCCCACATGGACCCGGCTCCACCGGTACGGCAACGCGGACACGTCCGACTTCATCCGCCTCGCCGAGCGGATCAGCGGGCAGCAGCTCGACGACCTCTTCGACACCTGGCTGTTCACCACAGGTAAGCCGAGCCTGTAG
- a CDS encoding thioesterase family protein gives MPEAASAPSPTLGFARAGGPASRAVIGDSEFDRDTAVTRREPGVYDIDLSAGWTIFDAVNGGFLLAVLGRALADALPHPDPFTVSAYYLTASRPGPAVVRTQTVRTGRTLSTGQASLFQYDDEGNEVERIRVLASYGDLSDLSEDVRTTATPPAIPPLEQCFGADDAPEPLPGGSAIAERLMLKLDPATLGWAVGAPSGRGEMRAWFGLADGRDADPLSLLLAVDALPPTAFEIGIEGWVPTVELTVHVRRRPAPGPLRVSITTRNLAGGFLEEDAEVWDSEDRLVAQSRQLARVSRG, from the coding sequence ATGCCAGAAGCAGCTTCCGCACCCTCTCCCACTCTCGGCTTCGCTCGAGCGGGGGGACCCGCATCGCGGGCCGTGATCGGCGACAGCGAGTTCGACCGCGACACGGCGGTCACCCGCCGCGAGCCCGGTGTCTACGACATCGACCTCTCGGCCGGCTGGACCATCTTCGACGCCGTCAACGGCGGCTTCCTGCTGGCCGTCCTCGGCCGGGCCCTCGCGGACGCCCTTCCGCACCCGGACCCGTTCACCGTCTCCGCGTACTACCTGACCGCGTCGAGGCCCGGTCCGGCGGTCGTCCGCACCCAGACGGTCCGCACCGGCCGCACCCTCTCCACCGGCCAGGCCTCGCTCTTCCAGTACGACGACGAGGGCAACGAGGTCGAACGCATCCGCGTCCTCGCCTCCTACGGCGACCTCTCCGACCTTTCCGAGGACGTCCGTACGACGGCGACGCCTCCCGCGATCCCGCCGCTGGAGCAGTGCTTCGGCGCCGACGACGCACCCGAGCCGTTGCCGGGCGGCTCGGCCATCGCCGAGCGGCTGATGCTGAAGCTGGACCCGGCCACCCTCGGCTGGGCGGTCGGCGCCCCCTCCGGCAGGGGCGAGATGCGCGCCTGGTTCGGGCTCGCCGACGGCCGCGACGCCGACCCGCTCTCGCTCCTGCTCGCGGTGGACGCCCTGCCGCCCACCGCCTTCGAGATCGGCATCGAGGGCTGGGTGCCCACGGTCGAGCTGACCGTCCACGTCCGCCGGCGCCCGGCCCCCGGCCCGCTGCGGGTGTCGATCACCACGCGCAACCTGGCCGGAGGCTTCCTGGAGGAGGACGCCGAGGTCTGGGACAGCGAAGACCGGCTGGTCGCCCAGTCCCGTCAGCTCGCCCGGGTCAGCCGCGGCTGA
- a CDS encoding ABC transporter ATP-binding protein: MTELSKTGAAVGEPTSPGKTPEAFLEVRDLKVHFPTDDGLVKSVDGLSFSLEKGKTLAVVGESGSGKSVTSQAIMGLHRLGTRGKNVQMSGEIWLDGKELVSASPDEVRRLRGREMAMIFQDPLSAMHPYYKVGDQIVEAYRVHHNVSKKVARTRAIEMLDRVGIPEPAKRVDGYPHEFSGGMRQRAMIAMALVNNPELLIADEPTTALDVTVQAQILDLIRDLQKEFGSAVIMITHDLGVVAEIADDVLVMYGGRCVERGPADEVFEKPQHPYTWGLLGSMPRIDRETSERLIPVKGQPPSLINVPSGCAFNPRCPYADIPKGNVTRTVRPELEQVSSGHWSACHLPAEDRERIWTEEIAPKL; the protein is encoded by the coding sequence GTGACCGAACTCTCCAAGACCGGCGCAGCTGTGGGGGAGCCCACTTCCCCCGGCAAGACGCCCGAAGCCTTCCTCGAAGTCCGCGACCTCAAGGTGCACTTCCCGACCGACGACGGCCTGGTCAAGTCCGTCGACGGGCTCAGCTTCTCGCTGGAGAAGGGCAAGACCCTCGCCGTCGTCGGCGAGTCCGGATCCGGCAAGTCGGTGACCTCGCAGGCCATCATGGGTCTGCACCGGCTCGGCACCCGTGGCAAGAACGTGCAGATGTCCGGCGAGATCTGGCTGGACGGCAAGGAACTGGTCTCCGCCTCCCCGGACGAGGTGCGCAGGCTCCGCGGCCGCGAGATGGCGATGATCTTCCAGGACCCGCTGTCCGCGATGCACCCGTACTACAAGGTCGGCGACCAGATCGTCGAGGCGTACCGGGTCCACCACAACGTGAGCAAGAAGGTCGCCCGCACCCGGGCCATCGAGATGCTCGACCGGGTCGGCATCCCCGAGCCCGCCAAGCGCGTCGACGGCTACCCGCACGAGTTCTCCGGCGGTATGCGCCAGCGCGCCATGATCGCCATGGCGCTGGTCAACAACCCCGAGCTGCTCATCGCGGACGAGCCGACCACCGCCCTCGACGTGACCGTCCAGGCGCAGATCCTCGACCTGATCCGTGACCTGCAGAAGGAGTTCGGCTCCGCGGTCATCATGATCACCCACGACCTGGGTGTGGTCGCCGAGATCGCCGACGACGTCCTGGTGATGTACGGCGGCCGGTGCGTGGAGCGCGGCCCGGCCGACGAGGTCTTCGAGAAGCCGCAGCACCCGTACACCTGGGGCCTGCTCGGTTCCATGCCCCGCATCGACCGTGAGACCTCCGAACGGCTCATCCCGGTCAAGGGCCAGCCGCCGAGCCTCATCAACGTCCCCTCGGGCTGTGCCTTCAACCCGCGCTGCCCGTACGCGGACATCCCCAAGGGGAACGTCACCCGCACGGTGCGCCCCGAGCTGGAGCAGGTGAGCAGCGGGCACTGGTCCGCATGCCACCTTCCGGCCGAGGACCGTGAGCGGATCTGGACCGAAGAGATTGCGCCGAAGCTGTGA
- a CDS encoding ABC transporter ATP-binding protein, with product MSETKKTDTVADAEVPQQASSSEDREVLLKVEGLTKHFPIKKGILQRQVGAVKAVDGIDFEVRKGETLGVVGESGCGKSTMGRVITRLQDPTGGRITFEGQDITTLSTGQMRPLRRDIQMIFQDPYGSLNPRHTIGSIVSAPFRLQGVEPEGGVKKEVQRLLSLVGLSPEHYNRYPHEFSGGQRQRIGIARALALKPKLVVADEPVSALDVSIQAQVVNLMDDLQEELGLTYVIIAHDLSVVRHVSDRIAVMYLGKIVELADRSSLYESPMHPYTKALMSAVPVPDPKRRGQKSERILLRGDVPSPIAPPSGCRFHTRCWKATQICKTTEPQLIELRPGQRVACHHPENFADQAPEDTVLLTAAKEASELVPDAVLEASASTSGGSAEKEPAADETPVSEEAAAATEEAATEEAAAEEASEETASAEAASTEEAEAEPTAAKSEESTDK from the coding sequence GTGAGTGAGACGAAGAAGACGGACACCGTCGCCGACGCCGAGGTCCCGCAGCAGGCATCGTCGTCCGAGGACCGCGAGGTGCTGCTCAAGGTCGAGGGGCTGACCAAGCACTTCCCGATCAAGAAGGGCATCCTCCAGCGCCAGGTCGGTGCGGTGAAGGCCGTCGACGGCATCGACTTCGAGGTGCGCAAGGGCGAGACCCTGGGCGTCGTCGGCGAGTCGGGCTGCGGCAAGTCGACCATGGGCCGGGTCATCACCCGCCTCCAGGACCCGACCGGCGGCAGGATCACGTTCGAGGGCCAGGACATCACCACGCTGTCCACCGGGCAGATGCGTCCGCTGCGCCGCGACATCCAGATGATCTTCCAGGACCCGTACGGCTCCCTGAACCCCCGCCACACCATCGGCTCGATCGTCTCGGCGCCGTTCCGGCTGCAGGGTGTGGAGCCCGAGGGCGGCGTCAAGAAGGAGGTCCAGCGGCTGCTGTCGCTGGTCGGCCTGAGCCCCGAGCACTACAACCGCTACCCGCACGAGTTCTCCGGCGGTCAGCGCCAGCGCATCGGCATCGCCCGCGCGCTCGCCCTGAAGCCGAAGCTGGTCGTGGCCGACGAGCCGGTCTCCGCGCTGGACGTGTCCATCCAGGCCCAGGTCGTCAACCTCATGGACGACCTCCAGGAGGAGCTGGGCCTGACCTACGTGATCATCGCCCACGACCTGTCCGTGGTGCGGCACGTCTCGGACCGGATCGCGGTGATGTACCTCGGCAAGATCGTCGAGCTGGCCGACCGCTCCTCGCTGTACGAGTCGCCGATGCACCCGTACACCAAGGCGCTCATGTCAGCCGTGCCGGTGCCGGACCCGAAGCGCCGGGGCCAGAAGAGCGAGCGCATCCTGCTGCGCGGCGATGTGCCCTCGCCCATCGCCCCGCCCTCCGGCTGCCGCTTCCACACCCGTTGCTGGAAGGCGACGCAGATCTGCAAGACGACCGAGCCGCAGCTGATCGAGCTGAGGCCCGGCCAGCGGGTCGCCTGCCACCACCCGGAGAACTTCGCCGACCAGGCTCCCGAGGACACGGTCCTGCTCACGGCGGCGAAGGAGGCGTCGGAGCTGGTCCCGGACGCGGTGCTGGAGGCGTCGGCGAGCACCTCCGGCGGTTCGGCGGAGAAGGAGCCGGCGGCCGACGAGACGCCGGTGTCCGAAGAAGCGGCCGCCGCCACAGAGGAAGCCGCCACAGAGGAGGCCGCCGCAGAGGAGGCTTCCGAGGAGACGGCCTCCGCGGAAGCCGCGTCCACGGAGGAAGCCGAAGCCGAGCCGACGGCGGCCAAGTCCGAGGAGTCGACCGACAAGTAG
- a CDS encoding trimeric intracellular cation channel family protein — translation MQLQQLFSPSVQHTLDVIGIFVFAISGALLAVRKNFDVFGMAVLAEVTALGGGLFRDVVIGAVPPAAFTDLGYFLTPLIATLVVFFLHPHVERIQAAVLVFDAAGLGLFCVTGTTKAYSYGLNLTASATLGLATAVGGGVLRDVLANEVPSLLRWDRDLYAVPAIVGATMVVLCIRYDALTPFTSGLAVVTAFVLRLLAMRFHWRAPRAWNRRSTVSEE, via the coding sequence GTGCAGCTCCAGCAACTCTTCAGTCCCTCTGTCCAGCACACGCTCGATGTCATCGGCATCTTCGTGTTCGCGATCTCCGGCGCCCTGCTGGCCGTCCGGAAGAACTTCGACGTGTTCGGCATGGCCGTGCTCGCCGAGGTCACCGCGCTGGGCGGAGGGCTGTTCCGCGACGTGGTCATCGGGGCCGTACCCCCGGCGGCCTTCACCGACCTCGGGTACTTCCTCACCCCGCTGATCGCCACGCTCGTCGTCTTCTTCCTGCATCCGCACGTGGAACGCATCCAGGCGGCGGTCCTCGTCTTCGACGCGGCGGGCCTCGGTCTGTTCTGCGTCACCGGGACGACGAAGGCGTACTCCTACGGCCTCAACCTGACCGCCTCCGCGACCCTGGGCCTCGCCACCGCGGTCGGCGGTGGCGTGCTCAGGGACGTGCTCGCCAACGAGGTCCCCTCGCTGCTGCGCTGGGACCGAGACCTGTACGCGGTCCCGGCGATCGTCGGCGCCACCATGGTGGTGCTGTGCATCCGGTACGACGCGCTGACCCCGTTCACCAGCGGTCTCGCGGTCGTCACCGCTTTTGTCCTGCGCCTGCTGGCGATGAGGTTCCACTGGCGAGCGCCGCGTGCTTGGAACCGCCGGTCGACGGTGTCCGAGGAGTAG